In Nocardia sp. NBC_00403, one DNA window encodes the following:
- a CDS encoding bestrophin-like domain produces MARELIVAIGVTALAVLVFVLGDRLRPDSWRQTGDEAAGTLVFDLIKTFFAATVAFVVIICWQQYQTARSYTVAEAKSLVDTYTAAHAMPDPEHHRIQGLVRDYTTQVVDQEWSMMDRDGHLSQKAQGTLDVLRDSVDSMRSSDPYVNNLRATTLASLDRVAGARHDRALVVGYGIPGFLYVALYFGTLLLLLSPVLSGVRVTRRSVLMMVLLGVVVGAAILEVHNLDQPFSGGNTVPRDAFELALARFQQIT; encoded by the coding sequence ATGGCAAGGGAATTGATCGTGGCGATAGGGGTTACGGCCCTCGCGGTGCTGGTGTTCGTGCTGGGGGACAGGTTGCGGCCGGATTCGTGGCGGCAGACGGGTGACGAAGCTGCGGGGACGCTGGTTTTCGATCTGATCAAGACGTTCTTCGCGGCAACCGTGGCGTTCGTGGTGATCATCTGCTGGCAGCAGTATCAGACTGCGCGCAGTTACACTGTGGCCGAGGCGAAGTCGCTGGTCGACACCTACACGGCGGCACATGCCATGCCGGATCCCGAGCATCACCGGATCCAGGGATTGGTGCGTGACTACACCACACAGGTCGTCGACCAGGAGTGGTCGATGATGGATCGAGACGGTCACCTGAGTCAGAAGGCCCAGGGAACTCTCGATGTGCTTCGCGACAGCGTGGATTCGATGCGATCGTCGGATCCGTACGTGAACAACCTGCGCGCTACCACCTTGGCGAGCCTGGACAGAGTCGCAGGGGCACGTCACGACCGCGCGCTCGTGGTGGGGTACGGGATTCCGGGGTTCCTCTATGTGGCTTTGTATTTCGGCACACTGCTGCTGTTGCTGAGCCCTGTGCTATCGGGTGTGCGGGTCACCAGGCGCAGTGTTCTGATGATGGTGCTGCTCGGTGTCGTGGTCGGCGCCGCGATTCTGGAGGTCCACAATTTGGACCAGCCTTTCTCCGGTGGGAACACCGTCCCGAGGGATGCCTTCGAACTGGCGCTGGCGCGCTTCCAGCAGATCACCTGA
- a CDS encoding helix-turn-helix domain-containing protein encodes MYRASNARARRALDGLPARELDSAHAIAQGLSNAEIAEKLNLSIATVKSHTGRLFTKLAIKKRVQLALLIRDAQD; translated from the coding sequence TTGTACAGAGCGTCGAACGCGCGGGCTCGCCGCGCTCTCGACGGGCTCCCCGCACGAGAGCTCGACAGCGCCCACGCAATCGCACAAGGGTTGTCCAACGCCGAGATCGCCGAGAAGCTCAACCTCAGCATTGCCACCGTGAAATCGCACACCGGCAGACTGTTCACCAAGCTCGCGATCAAGAAGCGAGTCCAGCTTGCCCTCCTCATCCGCGACGCCCAAGACTGA
- a CDS encoding L,D-transpeptidase, translating into MRSVLRYLFLAVMVMALAAFGSGTAFATSIGTPSAASVAAVTPSAGQEVGIAHPVTIQFTAAVADRARAERAIDITSTRSIPGTFAWANDREVTWTPTGFLPTRSPISVRIGSARTEFRTNAGVIADADMSNHTFTVTIGGQWPRTMPASMGKPGYETPTGIFPILEIFRSVVFDSRTIGIPLSSPEGYVINGEYAERLTWGGVFVHSAPWSVDSQGYANVSHGCINLAPDDAAWYYEIASIGDPVSVHW; encoded by the coding sequence ATGAGGAGCGTACTCAGATATCTGTTCCTCGCAGTCATGGTCATGGCCTTGGCTGCGTTCGGGTCCGGAACAGCATTCGCGACCTCTATCGGAACACCATCGGCTGCCTCGGTAGCGGCCGTCACGCCATCGGCCGGCCAAGAAGTCGGCATCGCGCATCCGGTCACGATCCAGTTCACGGCGGCTGTCGCGGATCGCGCTCGCGCCGAACGAGCCATCGATATCACGTCCACCCGATCGATCCCGGGTACGTTCGCATGGGCGAACGACCGCGAAGTGACGTGGACACCCACGGGATTCCTTCCCACCCGCTCCCCGATCTCGGTTCGAATAGGTAGTGCGCGAACGGAATTCAGGACCAACGCCGGGGTGATCGCCGACGCCGACATGTCCAACCACACCTTCACGGTCACCATCGGCGGCCAGTGGCCGCGCACAATGCCCGCCTCGATGGGCAAACCAGGCTACGAGACGCCAACGGGCATCTTCCCGATTCTCGAGATTTTCCGCTCGGTGGTCTTCGACTCACGCACCATCGGCATCCCGTTGAGTTCCCCCGAGGGTTACGTCATCAACGGTGAATATGCCGAACGCCTCACGTGGGGTGGAGTTTTCGTGCACTCGGCACCCTGGTCGGTGGATTCCCAGGGCTATGCGAACGTCAGCCACGGCTGCATCAACCTCGCACCCGACGACGCCGCCTGGTACTACGAAATCGCCAGCATCGGCGACCCGGTCAGCGTGCACTGGTAG
- a CDS encoding cyclodeaminase/cyclohydrolase family protein: protein MSQPTTSSQETAPSFGRATLAQYLTDLAAKVPAPGGGAVAALHAAQGAALVAMVARYTTRAKDAEHRPIVDRIIEAADAARDRALALADADAAAFTAVGAAYKLPKTTPEDVAERTAAITAALIQAAQVPAAVVDEADEILSLAAELLPIGNPNVVTDIGAAADAARAAATSSQLNIEINVASLSAAEGDRFAPVLMRVEEITARADALHADVLHAVRS, encoded by the coding sequence GTGTCGCAGCCCACCACGTCGTCCCAGGAAACTGCACCCTCCTTCGGCAGGGCCACGCTCGCGCAGTACCTGACCGACCTGGCCGCAAAGGTGCCCGCACCCGGTGGCGGCGCGGTCGCCGCACTGCACGCCGCTCAGGGCGCCGCACTGGTTGCGATGGTCGCCCGCTACACCACCCGCGCCAAGGATGCCGAGCACCGCCCGATCGTCGACCGCATCATCGAGGCCGCCGACGCCGCGCGCGACCGCGCACTCGCCCTCGCCGACGCCGACGCCGCCGCCTTCACCGCCGTTGGTGCCGCCTACAAGCTGCCGAAGACCACTCCGGAAGACGTCGCCGAGCGCACCGCGGCCATCACCGCCGCACTGATCCAGGCCGCCCAGGTGCCCGCCGCCGTCGTCGACGAGGCCGACGAAATCCTGTCGCTTGCTGCGGAACTGCTTCCGATCGGAAACCCGAACGTGGTCACCGATATCGGCGCGGCCGCCGACGCCGCTCGCGCGGCCGCCACCAGTTCGCAGCTCAATATCGAGATCAACGTCGCCTCCCTCAGCGCCGCGGAAGGCGACCGATTCGCACCCGTGCTGATGCGCGTGGAGGAGATCACCGCGCGTGCCGATGCCCTGCACGCCGACGTGCTGCACGCCGTACGCAGCTGA